One window from the genome of Asterias rubens chromosome 11, eAstRub1.3, whole genome shotgun sequence encodes:
- the LOC117296717 gene encoding substance-K receptor-like yields the protein MEPPVNCSYPHFTDRVIRPVGAESLHLTLAAIGILGNGLVFILFLRLPILRVNTTNIFLFNLAIADFCSSVFLAIRPYAFALNPENIVWNELVCRFFKSDFPLWTCVTASIYNLLLVTFDRYLCVVKPFIYRRYFTVPRIRLMVALCWIFSAILETFCFYSTRVNACGRCEIYWSSVTLQIVCAFGVFFTTYLFPTVVMLFVYGRIVKTLKEREEALKNHQQRAAAASLLRTRRNIVTMLQLLVLMFGLLWAPNQILFLVISFPGVTADIESIGYTILVAVGFLNCVVNPFVYAFKNPKFRKGFITVICCRRGHSISPSDFNGSGGDDSLTVNSNKVTVSVVKQSAIVASQKEFAGQLNHVRFEDQMEIQGRPPSVKTDRASDILEE from the coding sequence ATGGAACCGCCAGTCAACTGCAGCTACCCTCACTTCACCGACCGTGTAATTCGTCCTGTAGGGGCGGAGTCCCTCCACCTCACCCTTGCGGCGATCGGGATCCTCGGCAACGGCCTCGTCTTTATTCTCTTCCTACGCCTGCCCATATTGCGAGTGAACACCACAAATATCTTCCTCTTCAACTTGGCAATCGCGGACTTCTGCAGCTCGGTGTTCCTGGCGATCCGGCCGTACGCATTCGCTCTCAATCCGGAGAATATAGTCTGGAACGAGTTAGTGTGTCGCTTCTTCAAGTCAGATTTCCCTCTCTGGACTTGCGTAACTGCCTCCATATACAACCTCCTCCTTGTGACGTTCGACCGGTACCTGTGCGTCGTCAAGCCGTTTATATACCGTCGATACTTCACTGTGCCGAGGATCCGACTAATGGTCGCACTCTGTTGGATCTTTTCCGCCATTTTGGAGACATTTTGTTTCTACAGCACTCGCGTGAACGCCTGCGGCCGTTGTGAGATTTACTGGTCTTCCGTCACATTACAGATTGTCTGTGCTTTCGGTGTGTTCTTCACCACCTATCTATTCCCGACAGTCGTCATGCTCTTCGTGTACGGGAGAATTGTAAAGACCCTAAAGGAGCGAGAGGAGGCTCTGAAGAACcatcaacagagggcagcagCCGCTAGCCTACTCCGTACCCGTCGTAACATCGTCACCATGCTTCAGCTTCTAGTCCTCATGTTCGGTCTCCTCTGGGCTCCAAACCAGATCCTCTTTCTGGTCATCAGCTTTCCAGGCGTCACCGCTGACATCGAAAGCATTGGTTACACCATCCTCGTTGCAGTGGGATTCCTGAACTGTGTTGTAAACCCCTTCGTTTACGCCTTTAAAAACCCCAAGTTCAGGAAGGGGTTCATCACCGTTATCTGCTGCCGTCGTGGACACTCTATTTCCCCGTCTGATTTCAACGGCAGCGGCGGTGATGACTCTCTTACAGTGAACTCCAACAAAGTTACCGTCTCTGTAGTCAAACAAAGTGCTATCGTTGCGTCCCAGAAAGAATTTGCAGGGCAGTTGAACCACGTTCGTTTCGAAGACCAGATGGAAATACAGGGACGGCCCCCATCAGTTAAAACTGATAGAGCGTCTGACATTCTAGAAGAGTAG
- the LOC117296504 gene encoding cell adhesion molecule 3-like, whose protein sequence is MKMASRWLYVAVLITTLGSLPLITAQLFMVEPRDAEIMLNDSVTMRCTITYQPDATVFWSTPGASTLIGATTPLENLEGRFSIINGQSGENNLVINKVLPRDSGPYVCIVIIANGFETTRFESETGTLRVVQVPESGDTVCWTEQGRMASVGDPISLKCASSDPTVSLTWFVGDVDLSSSPVSISPRGTGIETEFLAQSQTNLKTYTCQPNSGDYTPCSVTLEVQHPPVVLIEEEGVIETGLDARFKCMATGNPDNFAFIWHYNGYQVGFEEHSRFNRARLESSGSVLVLPGLEDADNNVTLQCEAVNALGSEKATHVINARAGKTLAQVIGPIILGIILGLVLIVLFLYFLWWRRQRIKVEEITKKNKSVKRSDSRRTEVPSVDTGIVYTQTVGGFGSRYGKKNASNGDLARSGLDLESVGYGPDVTNIPAYRATAEEEKEDDGALRPIPRKKSTSSLSSMAATNHPSSSTTADDASLISPKDESSAFTYHVNPHFEDYRFPPIESQSENDFGSDEKKEKLQNRNIEPETPDTNFHSGDDDNIISTEL, encoded by the coding sequence ATGAAAATGGCTTCTCGCTGGCTTTACGTTGCTGTATTGATCACAACTCTTGGCAGTTTACCGTTAATTACAGCACAGTTGTTTATGGTTGAACCGAGGGATGCTGAAATTATGCTCAACGACAGCGTGACAATGCGGTGTACGATAACATACCAACCTGATGCCACTGTGTTCTGGTCCACCCCCGGTGCTTCGACTCTCATCGGGGCTACCACTCCTCTAGAAAACCTCGAGGGTCGATTCTCCATAATTAACGGCCAGAGCGGGGAGAATAACCTGGTGATAAATAAAGTTCTTCCGCGGGATAGCGGTCCTTATGTCTGTATCGTCATTATAGCCAACGGTTTCGAAACAACTCGGTTCGAATCTGAAACTGGAACCTTAAGGGTTGTTCAAGTGCCCGAGAGTGGGGATACAGTGTGCTGGACGGAACAAGGGAGAATGGCTAGTGTTGGGGACCCCATATCCCTCAAATGTGCCTCGAGCGACCCCACTGTGAGCTTGACGTGGTTTGTTGGGGACGTGGATCTGAGTTCTTCTCCCGTGAGTATTTCCCCAAGAGGGACAGGGATCGAGACTGAATTCCTCGCCCAGTCCCAGACCAATTTGAAGACGTACACATGCCAGCCGAATAGTGGAGACTACACCCCATGTTCTGTGACTCTAGAGGTGCAGCATCCACCAGTTGTGCTCATTGAGGAAGAAGGAGTTATCGAGACCGGACTTGATGCCAGATTCAAGTGCATGGCTACGGGAAACCCGGATAACTTTGCCTTTATTTGGCACTACAACGGCTACCAGGTTGGGTTCGAAGAACATTCTAGGTTCAACAGGGCTAGACTTGAATCCAGCGGCTCTGTTCTGGTGCTACCGGGTTTGGAAGATGCTGATAATAATGTGACGCTACAGTGCGAAGCTGTTAATGCTCTGGGTTCTGAGAAAGCGACGCATGTGATAAACGCACGGGCCGGTAAGACTCTGGCGCAGGTCATCGGTCCGATCATCTTGGGCATCATCCTCGGACTTGTGCTCATCGTCTTGTTCCTGTACTTCCTCTGGTGGCGAAGACAGCGTATCAAAGTCGAGGAAATCACCAAGAAGAACAAGAGTGTGAAGAGGAGCGACTCCCGACGCACAGAGGTGCCTTCGGTTGACACGGGCATCGTCTACACACAGACCGTGGGTGGATTCGGCAGTCGGTACGGGAAGAAAAACGCGTCCAACGGCGACCTGGCACGCTCGGGACTCGATCTGGAGTCTGTCGGCTACGGGCCGGATGTCACCAATATCCCTGCCTATAGGGCAACGGCTGAAGAGGAGAAAGAAGACGACGGGGCACTGAGGCCGATTCCAAGAAAGAAGAGCACTTCATCTCTGTCATCAATGGCGGCAACTAACCATCCATCGTCATCAACAACTGCAGACGATGCTAGTCTCATCAGCCCAAAGGACGAGTCGTCGGCTTTCACCTACCATGTCAATCCACATTTCGAGGACTATCGCTTCCCTCCAATCGAGAGCCAATCCGAAAATGATTTTGGTTCGGACGAGAAGAAGGAAAAACTGCAAAATCGCAATATCGAACCCGAAACCCCCGACACAAACTTCCATAGCGGTGATGATGATAATATTATTAGCACTGagttgtaa